The Alnus glutinosa chromosome 10, dhAlnGlut1.1, whole genome shotgun sequence DNA window CATCCAATATCTTTCTCccaatctttcttcttctgaaCTGCAGCCAATATCAGTGATCGatgataagaaaagaaaagaaaacccaattcACTTGGAAACTTTAGAAGTTTAGAACAGGGACAGGCCATGGGTATATATTTAGGAGAGAGGAATGGGATTTCTTAGGCAGAAAGGAAAGAGCTTTGAACCTAGGAATGTATAGTtatcaaaaaagtaaaagatattCATTAGTGCTGTGTCCTTTTTCTTTCCTCGAACTGAAGTATAGTATAGTATTTTGTTCTTAGAATTTTCCCAACTCTTTGAAGGCgggaataagaaaaaaaaaaaaaacacacacacacacacgtcaCTACCATAGCATCATCCGCTAAGGCTCTGTTTGTAAAATcgttagaagaaaaagaaaaataaaagttttcggggttcataaaaaaattggaaaaacttCGTTTATACCCTCAGCTCATttcatcaattttgaaaaaatgtacttaaattttaaaaatgttaatttaagttattcatcttttaatttatttattttttcaatttcaacatttcgttagaatttttcattaaatcatgtcaaaattttcaaattatccatatgtttactttttaaaaaaaaaattataaattttttcaaagattccgGCAgtgttatttttacaaatttcgtaAAATTCTGACAAATACCtaaatcctataattttttttttcccaagaaaaagaggagttttgagaattttaacatgatttaacgaaaaattctaaccgatggttgaaattgaaaaaaaaaaattaaaggataaatatcataaattgacactttttaaagtttaagtatatttaaaaaaaaaaaaagaagagaaaagctcaaaaattataagtaaaattctccataaaaaaataatatccaaaCGATGACTTCACCAAACTATGTTGGCTTTATGAGCTTAATAACACATCTTTACTTTATGAGATTCGAAAGTAACAGAAAAAGAGGAAATTAAACAACCAAACGACAAGTTTAGCATAATAACAAAGACCCAAATTCTAGTCATATTTAcggtgcaaaaaaaaaaaaaaaaaaaaaaaaaaaaaaggtggaaatTAATTCCCCATCCTGGGAATAATCCTGAATCACATTCGCTCAACAAACGTCAtcttaatttttgttattttctttttttaaaaaataaaaattatatacccattttttcaaagtaattacattaaactttttattttacttattcaatttaaatatattttttcaatgatttttttttatcgaGATGAAAAGAGAATGATAGTGTTAGTATAGTGATTGAACGCAACTCATGGGAAAGAGGATCTGCAAGAGAAAAATGAGGTTGAAGGGTTCACCAGAGAAAAGGCCCTCCTATATCCATTTATAGGTCGTCACCCCGCCTTGCTTCTCAAGGTTTTAGGAATTCTCAGCAGTAATCTGTTATTGACGTGGGGATTCCTTCCTCAAGTTTGTTATGAGAGTGCATGGCGTGATTAGACAGTTTATTAAGTTGGCGAAGTGGGGGAATCGGGTGTTGGGCATTGTACCTTGACGAGAGTGCACTCGAAACCTTGCTGGTTGTCTGGACCGCATGCCATTGAACATTCCAGTTCCTTTAGTTATGGATCGTCGGCCTTTTTAGGCCCATTCAGTAATGGGCGGTTGGGCTTTCTGGCAACTTCGGTGGGTGACTTATCAAAAGCCCATTGGTAAGTAGGCCCTCCAATAGTCACAAATTTCCTTGAATGATGTGGCCTGATAGTCATTCATGAAAAATTCGATTATATGCCCGTCTATAAGTAGGCCCTCCAATAATGTCCTAATTTCCTTGAACTGATAGTTGTTCATGGGAATTTTTATATCTGCAGTGAGAGATTTTCTGCTAATTCCTGGAGGATATAACCCGTATGAGATTTTCTGCTACTCCGCCTTTGCGCATAAAGGAAGCATGAGATGGCAGATTATATGACCCGTATGGGCAGATGAGTATGCTGAAATGGAACAAAATTAGATGCCGCCAATGTAATAAATGAGCTCTTGCAAAGGGAACACATCCTTTTGAGCATCGACAAAGAGTATGCCGCCATGGTTAAAGATGAGGAAGAACCGTTCGAGGAATCTGCTTGTGACAAATGAAATCGTCTTTTAACATCATTCCTTCAAATGAAATCCTCTTTTAACTCAATTTGAAATGGCTTATCATTTTGAAGCAAAATTATCaaattttagttgaaaaaaaacCCTAGGGTTGACGAACGTTTGGCACGATCCTCAAACGTTCGAAATTACCCAAAATGCGATAAGAGCACTTGTAGTGAACTTGTCAAAATTTAAGCAGATTTTGACgaaaaatatcacttttgttattttagctacttagTTTTCAAAAGCTACAAatatcaaactcttcaaatattctctactttaaaataaatactattttttattatccttcaACCAACCAACAAAATACCCAATCCAGACTTCGATCAGACCCAAACCCACTTCCACGGACCTAACCTTCGACGACCAGTGACTTCACGACTGGTGGAGGCTCGACGGCCGGCTGTTCATCGCGAATCGGCTTTTTCGACAACCGGTGAGGCTCGACGACCGATGAAGGCTCAACCTTCTCTGCTTCAACGACCGGTGGACACTCGACTTCTCTGCTTCTAGATCCACCGGAACCGACTTTCCACGACGACCAGTTTCTTCGACGGCCGGCTTTTCCTCACGGCCGGCATCTTCTGGATCAATTTTGCCCTAAATCAGTTTCACCCTCGATCGATTTCCACTTCTAAGACCAACGACCTTCACCCgcgaaattgaataaaatattgcaAAACAAGAAGAGACGATTGACTTTGCCCTCAGCAGATCAGACGAGCCATTTCAGCACTCACCAAATTACTGTAGCAGAAACGAGTTCGTTGCAGACACGATTTTGATGAAACTCAGCCGATTTTGATGATTTCCTCACTTTGACGAGCTCATTACAAATGCTCTAAGTATGGATTTCAACCGCCAGAAACCCATTTCGAAACCCACTTTTTCTTCCTATAACTTCTCTCCCAAGTGGATTTCGGCCGAATCGCTTTGAGAAGCTTTCATATTCTCGAAGAATAGAGGGTATTTGCAAATCTAATACGAGGTATGCAACAATATACCGATTAATTTCaagagattgattttttttagggcatcaatttcaaaattgggatttcttaaatttttaccGGGTCGTAGCAACAAGTCTCCAACCCATCTTCATCACCGACCTGATCGCGCCAGAGAGGGCTCCCTTCTTGTACGCCTTGCTTCAGCACATCCCCATCGACTTTGCCACCCACGTCATCAGAATCATGCAGAACCTTCACCGAGGAGTGATGAACGCAACCTTACCTTTCAAGGGCTTGATCATGAGGATAGTCGGGTAGGTCAACGTGGACACATCTGATGGAAGGGCCGTCCAAATTCCGTCAGGGACTTTTGATAAGGATTTTGTGAGGAGGAGCGAGGGCCATTTAGCTCGGACAGCCCCAAAACCTATGTCAGGAACACCAGTAGCCGCAACAGAGCATCCACCCCCAGGCCAGGACATGCCTCCTTGGGCAGCCCAGCCACTCAGCGAGATTGCCCAACTAGGCACCGATGTCGCTCGAGTGCAGACCACACTGGCCGGACGACCACATCACCGCTTTTGGAGAGGAGCAGGGCAGATGTGGATCCCCCAATATATCTTGGGTTGTGCACTAGCAGTGCATGAATcattcctcatatatatatatatatatatatatatatatagagagagagagagagagagagagagagagagagagagagagatacttgAGTTTTGTTGTATGCTGGGGATTGTAGCTGAGTTCCAGATTTCGGAAGGGTTGTAAATATTTAGGTCATCTCCAGCAGAGTTGCTACTTTAGCTGAAAtggttaaatttgactatttttgctCTTTTCTCCTCTCCAGCAGAATAACCAAAGTAAACTTTTTCATCTAACattgaatagtgaataggcagAGTTGCATATTAACTGTTCACACAAGTcaaaaatttttattaatattttctctctcccccctctcccTCTTCTTCCCTCTGTCCCTCTCCATCGGTCTCTCTCCGTCATCCCCAACGAACAGTGGACAAGGAAAAGGCCAATAGCTTCGACGAGGTCTTCTCGCAGAATTTGCCGTGTACCAGCAAGGATTTCGGCGGCTCCTTTGGCTTTTTAGGTTGCGATTCCGATGGCAGCAATAGGGTAGGCCATCCGCTGCCTCTACCATCTCCACCGCTAGTATCACCCCAAACTCACCTCCAAGCTTTCTCAGCCTCGCCCTCTCCGCCGGCAAGGCGTTCTGATCATTCTCCAGCTTCCTCGGCACTGTCAACGAGTCGATCGGCGCGAATGGGACCGTGGAGGGGACTCACCAGCTTGCTTTCTGGCTCATAACCGCACCACCAACAAGGGACCATTGATTGCACCAGCCACCATCGACCGGTTATGGgtcttgggtgtgggtgggcaagGGTGGTTTCACTGGTTTGGTTGTGGGTTTGATGGGGTTGGCCGGTTGTTGGGGATGGGgacggaagagagagaaagaaaataaaacaataaaaaaaagattggaaaataatattttaagaaaatgaagagtagaATAAAGAGTGTTGTTAGAGTGTTTTTAACTGTtggagtagctaaaataaatatttttaatttttaattagctaCTTTAACTTTAACTGCTGGAGATGCCCTTAGTTTACTTCTAAAAATTgctcattcatcaaaaaaagaaagctgTTGacgttgaaatttttttgatactGTGGAAACGTATAttttgcgtttttttttttttttaaaaaaaaaaagattagaatttcttttatttttatttcaataagagTATTTTCGTAATGGGGGAGaggaaattgaaaattatttggtAGTTTGAGTGGGTATGTGaacttttccttaaaaaaaaaaaaaagctttagaagtaaaaatagaaaaaatgacataatttttatatatatatatatatatttttttccattttataaCAATCTTTTTAcataaaaaatggttaaatgtGATCAAtcaataaatgaataaaaaaaacagagcaaaaataaaataaaatgagattaTCATGTATGTGtttatttctcttctcttcactACACAGCTAATATGAAAATCAATAATCAGAAAAATGACCTGATTTcccttttaaaaaattgcacGATTATGCCTTTAACTAGGGAACCATTCACAACATAATCACTTGCTCAGGAAAATAAATCACAATATAATTACTAATtcaaggttttttattttttatttttccttttttattttttaaattgaaaaagtaAAGGTCATTTTGTAAGCATCGACATCATTTAACATCAGTTATGTTTCACAAAATAGTTACTTATTCAAGGATTCTATGGACTCTTACTTTTGATCTTAGATTCAACTTCACAATATAGGACCTAAACTTACAAGTGTCATAGCATTGCCAATTACAATAATACTACATACCAAATATTGAGCTTCAAATTTCAACGATCTGTTCTAAAATGCTTTATAGTTCAACACTTTCAAGTGCATATGAAAAAGAACATTTCTGAAACATATAATTTCATAGCACCTTTCAGCTCATGTGCAGCTATTTATTACTTCCATCCTCCTTTACTACTCGTATTTTTCCTGGACTTTTTCCCCTCCCCCCCTTGTTTCCTGTTTCCTGACTGATTTTTACTGTTGGCTCCAGACATAAAATCAGCTTCTAAAGCCTTTGACTTACCCTTATCAACACTACTATTTGTCTTACCATTGCTACCACTATCCTCATCATCCTGGTCAACTGATGTACTGCTAGTTTCTGATGTCTCTACCAGAAGGTTTGTGCCATGCTGCAAGAATAGCTGACTCAAGATAGGTTCCACCTTTGGCCTTCTTGACAACAACCTCATGGAAATTTCTTCAATTGTTGACATATTGGTCCCAAGTTCCGAATCACTGAGAAGGTGAAAAAGCAAGTCAGCAAGATAAAGGCAGGATTTTGATATTCCGTGGCTACAAActatactacatttttaaaacaaagtCAAAGTGAGTCGCATATAATGGAACCATCACATGCATCATATATATGCACTGATCATACTCATCATATATAGTATCAGCAAAATGTGTCACATAGAGGATAGGCTGATTCACTTGAACAGAAACTTTTCTATGATCAGACTTGATTGAGTTGTGCGTGAACAGGCTCCGGAAGATCCAGTAGAATAAACTGTGGTATAGTACAGATTCTGTCTTATCTATTTCACTTAATAGTATGGAAATGCATTCATTTGCATTGACTCAATTTAAGATGTATGGTACTATCAGAGTGAAACGAGGGATCTAAAGAAAAACCGAGGCTAGACTCTATTAGTAACAAGTACATTCTTTGTATGTAAAAAGTCCTGATATTTCTATTTTTGAGGAATTAAATAAAGACATTTTAAGATACTGTcataagagaaaacaaaaaacccttGGGAAATAGCCTAAGAAGGCAAGGCATATCAACCTCCATTATACTTACCTCACACCCAATGCAGCAGAAAGTACCTTCAGTTCATCAAGCATGCAGGCTACTTCCTGCAATAGGTTTTCATCACCATGGTAAATAGTGTTCTGAAGGCTTTCGTTCACAACAGTACTTACAAGGTGAATACTTTTGTCCACATCCACCTGATGTTTACACAGGAAAAGAGGAAAATTCAGTAATGGATCTCATGTGCATCTGCTTTTTGCTCAAGTCGAAAATAATGTGAAGCAATTTTGCATTACCTTGATTACTTGAGCATTGGGCAAAAAGCTCTTTGGATATCCACCATTCTCCAATATTGACTTCAATGCTTCAAACATTTCCCAAAAGTAACTATAATCCATTGGCAGCTTGCTTCCATTTATGTTGTTCAAAACAAAGTTTGAAGGTGCAAGTTTACAACCCACCTGATCATAACTGCCTGAAGAAAGCACTTCACTGCAAGAATGAGTTGTTTCCACTTCAATAATTTCAGTTTGAGCTGGCAAGGCTTTGACTGTCTTTGGAAACAAGACTCTTAAAATGTCCTCCCTGCAATGCTTTACCGTCATGTCCACAAAAATGACATCTGGACATAGAAATTGTGAACAATTTTTTCCCAAACTCACAATTACAAGaggattgttaattttttgaaatgctTCAGCAAGGACATTTAGGTGGAAAGTCGCATAGAAGTTGCTCTGAAGGACATCATAAAAGTCACATGGAAGTTGCTCTGTAATATAGCTCCTATGAAGCAAATCAAAAAGTAAATCTGAAAAATTCCCATAGTTCAGATGAGCCAAACATATTATGGCAACCAATCTCAACAACAGCGGTGGATAGTGGTCTTTCACATTTATGCTCGACATTTCGATCCATTTCATTGTATCCTCCTTATTATCAATAAGCGGCATAACAACTTCATAGATAAACCATTCAACCAATGGTTTCACTTCAGTGACTTCAGTGGAAATTGGGCCGGTATCTCCCTCTTTGTAGATAAACCATTCAGCAAAAGAAGACTTTGAAGTGATAAAGTAACCCTGGGAGTATGATGCCAAAATCAGTAGGCGCTCAACAAGATACAAAAAACAACCAGGTGACATATAGTCCTCTTCATTCATCCAGTCTGCCCTGTAAGTATTTACTAAAGCTTCATTGAGCGTCAGCAGAAGGGATAACACTCTTGGAGACTCACATCTATTGTTAGGTACGGTAGCATGTAGAAATTTTGATCCCATATTCACAAAGAGAGTTTGAATGAAGGTCTTCCAGGGCGAATTCTTGTCAATCCCACCAAACCTATCCAAAATCTCCTTACATAAATCATTGTCAAGCTTACCCAATCCAAGAATTACCATTACAACTCTTCCAATTTTCCCGTAAGTCAACCTACCCTTTGAGCCGATGTTTTTACGTATGACTTGTTTTAGTAAATTCTTCATAACCTCAGTTCCTCTCAAAGAAAACATGTTCTCTGCCGATGATTTCCGCCAGTCCAAAGGAAATATGTAGCCAAAGATATCAGTGGAAAGTTTGATATATGGCCACAATGTCTTATTATTATCGTGGTACTTGAGGACAAGATATTTGGATTCCAAAAGAGACTTTGCAACCTCATAGATATGAGTAAGAGATATGCTTTGGCAGAACATGGAGAGAGAATTCTTTAATGACAAATCATAAAGGGCTCTGACATTGTCCAAAACCTTCGTACCAACAGAAAGTAATTCTGAACACCAGTAACTTTGAGCAGCCGAAACAAATTGGTGGAAATTGATAGGAACCACCTTCCTGTTCTTACGAAGGAATCTATTATCCAATTGTCTCACCCAATCAGCAGCAGAGTTGAGCAAAAGATAGATGGCATTATCATTACGAAACTGCTTCCGCACTCCAaaataattcaagcaaaaatcTCCATATTCATTAACATCTTGGGTTTCAGCACATCCGAGGTATTCAATAATGTTCACAATCTTATCTTTCCAAAGATTCCAAAAGCAAATCAGTGTTTCTAAAGAAATCTGATTTGTAGCGATTTTCTGTTCCGAATGCTTTTTTAGATCAAAGACAAAATTATCTTCCCATACATACTCTGAGGAGTTTGAATGAAGATGAGCATCTAGAATTTTTCGAGCACATATTATTTCACCTCCAACACTTTTATGTCTCTGAGCTGCATTCAAATAGTTTTTCATCATGGACAAGTTACTCTGCTCATTTGATAAAATATCAGCCTCGGTACAAACAAAcgcaaaaaaaatttcagaccCATTCTTTGCAAATGTTCTGGCTTTTGCTAAAAGCTTTTGCTTTTGTGTAAACTGCTTTAACGGCCAACCTTTGCTTCCAGGTTCCCAAAGTGAGTTGGATAGTACATAGGAAAGAATTAACGAGGATGCTTCTATGAAATTCCCAGCCTTCCCTAGGAGATCAGCTTCATGTTGAATCTTCCCTCTCTGCCTCGCTATGTTTGCAGCCACCAAGAAGTTTCCTaattcttcttccaacatcaGAAGCTCATCAAGACAACCATGAGACTCCAGGAACTTGCGCATCAAATCTATGGATTGAAAATCTTTAACAAATTTCATCATGGATCTGCTATCCTTAAGCTTGTAATGATGAAGAGCACAACTCTCTAGAAACTCTTgttcaattttgtttatttcttttcccaTTCTAACCATGTCAGAATCTGTAGTTGCATGTTGCTTCCAATACTGAATGTACTGAAAACCCATGTCAAATAATTTTCCTTTGGTGCATACTTTCAAACAGTCTGAGAAAAAATAGCCCCTAGCATACACATTAGCTGCAAGTTCATAGCATCCGGCTAGAGAAAAGCATTCCCCAGCTCTTTTCAGCTCAGGCTCACCACTTTTTTCCAAATAAAGCCTCCCTGAAACAAAGAGTTCAAATTTTTGAAGTCAAAATCTACCAATACTGACTTAGACTTTGACACTTACAAACTAAAGCATAAAAAAGTTagctataaataaaaaaaatagtgttcATGATGATTTTTTGGCCCTCATCAAGGGACCAATTTATCCCCGGAAATTTAGAGatcaactaaaaaaaacttCCTAACATCACATGGCAAATTTTCAGATACAAACTATAACAGAGATTCTAAGAAGATTGCAATAAGTAAACTGTATGGGACTGCAGAACTACACATTATAAAGTGGAAGGAAAAAACAAAGCAGTAGGACAAGACATCCAGGCTTCAGTACACACTGTTTATAAGGTGGGATGAAACATTCAATTTTGTGCAACGCAACTCAACTTTTGTACTTGAGACAAGGGGCAATTGCATAGTGTTAATTTTAAGGATGATGTTTATGTTCCATAAAAATGATATAGTTGACCAATGTCAGAGAATCAAATGCGCACCAGCTCTTTCATACTCCCCCAAATCAGAGAAACATTGGGCAGCAGAATCAGCCATTCCTATGGCTTCAAATATCTCTGCAGCTTCCCTAAGGATCTCATTTGCCGCTTTAGGATTTGAATGGCGCGTGCTGTCAGCAGTCGCTCTGAGGGCAGAAGCCTTAGACCTTCTTTCCCAATAAGTATCTCCAGCTTTCTCAAAGCACATTGTTGCCATTTCATAGTTATACTCTCGATACAactgcaagaaaaaaaaaaaataagagttaGACATC harbors:
- the LOC133879808 gene encoding uncharacterized protein LOC133879808; the encoded protein is MHYLSWPMFGPYSFINIAGGREEKDDVGRSWRNMVEVAVVMKILLKLNKAWGGSEQKLSVGVISPYAAQVVAIREKLGRKYDNLDGFAVKVKSVDGFQGGEEDIIIISTVRCNGSIGFISNRQRTNAALTRARYCLWILGNERTLCNRKSVWEDLVLDAKNRQCFFNANEDQDLNKSILDVKKKLEQFDDLLNGIGDRWKVLFSDNFRKSFQRLKSVQTKKSVITLLVKLSSGWRPVCGGSSQILKQFKVEGLYAICANDIEKEWSDLEKEFKYYQVLKIWDILPVEDIPKLIKRLDSLFGKYTDDFVNHCKEKRLEGNLEVPKSWSSSSDIVRIKNLDSNENGIDLSDSTSDGRSYVENVQVSESLMLMKFYSLSSGVVGHLLSNHDGVELDLPFEVTEQQSDIIRFRRSTFILGRSGTGKTTVLTMKLFQKEKQHHMAKDLLYGVKSDRPVHSQENEAKETIAEEEGTILRQLFVTVSHKLCYAVKQHVSHLKSVAYGGKFSKRTSSIDFDDFDEAAHFKDVPDTFVDVPPKAYPLVITFHDFLIMLDGSVGNSYFERFPEVMKHSLGKVRGGSVSLQTFIRKKEVNYERFNSSYWPHFNTQLTKNLDSSRVFTEIISYIKGDPQALEAGGGKLSGEDYVLLSKRRVLSLNTQEREIIYEVFQNYEKMKVKNGDFDVADLVIDLHCRLRDERYEGDEIDFVYVDEVQDLTLNQIALFKYICKNVEEGFVFSGDTAQTIARGIDFRFQGLRSLFNNKFLLESKSCGHDKRKEKGIISDIFHLSQNFRTHDGVLKLSQSIIDLLYRFFHQSIDVLQPETSLVNGEAPILLGSVNNQNTISTIFGNSGKAGRSFVGFGAEQVILVRDDHVRNEITNYVGKQALVLTIAECKGLQFQDVLLYNFFGSSPLKNRWRVIYNYMEEQDLLNSTSLSFPSFNEAKHNVLCSELKQLYVAVTRTRQRLWICENVEEFCIPMFDYWKKKCLVQVKQLDDSLAQEMQVASSPEEWRLRGINLYREYNYEMATMCFEKAGDTYWERRSKASALRATADSTRHSNPKAANEILREAAEIFEAIGMADSAAQCFSDLGEYERAGRLYLEKSGEPELKRAGECFSLAGCYELAANVYARGYFFSDCLKVCTKGKLFDMGFQYIQYWKQHATTDSDMVRMGKEINKIEQEFLESCALHHYKLKDSRSMMKFVKDFQSIDLMRKFLESHGCLDELLMLEEELGNFLVAANIARQRGKIQHEADLLGKAGNFIEASSLILSYVLSNSLWEPGSKGWPLKQFTQKQKLLAKARTFAKNGSEIFFAFVCTEADILSNEQSNLSMMKNYLNAAQRHKSVGGEIICARKILDAHLHSNSSEYVWEDNFVFDLKKHSEQKIATNQISLETLICFWNLWKDKIVNIIEYLGCAETQDVNEYGDFCLNYFGVRKQFRNDNAIYLLLNSAADWVRQLDNRFLRKNRKVVPINFHQFVSAAQSYWCSELLSVGTKVLDNVRALYDLSLKNSLSMFCQSISLTHIYEVAKSLLESKYLVLKYHDNNKTLWPYIKLSTDIFGYIFPLDWRKSSAENMFSLRGTEVMKNLLKQVIRKNIGSKGRLTYGKIGRVVMVILGLGKLDNDLCKEILDRFGGIDKNSPWKTFIQTLFVNMGSKFLHATVPNNRCESPRVLSLLLTLNEALVNTYRADWMNEEDYMSPGCFLYLVERLLILASYSQGYFITSKSSFAEWFIYKEGDTGPISTEVTEVKPLVEWFIYEVVMPLIDNKEDTMKWIEMSSINVKDHYPPLLLRLVAIICLAHLNYGNFSDLLFDLLHRSYITEQLPCDFYDVLQSNFYATFHLNVLAEAFQKINNPLVIVSLGKNCSQFLCPDVIFVDMTVKHCREDILRVLFPKTVKALPAQTEIIEVETTHSCSEVLSSGSYDQVGCKLAPSNFVLNNINGSKLPMDYSYFWEMFEALKSILENGGYPKSFLPNAQVIKVDVDKSIHLVSTVVNESLQNTIYHGDENLLQEVACMLDELKVLSAALGVSDSELGTNMSTIEEISMRLLSRRPKVEPILSQLFLQHGTNLLVETSETSSTSVDQDDEDSGSNGKTNSSVDKGKSKALEADFMSGANSKNQSGNRKQGGEGKKSRKNTSSKGGWK